A segment of the Pan paniscus chromosome 9, NHGRI_mPanPan1-v2.0_pri, whole genome shotgun sequence genome:
ATGTTCTAAACCTGTTTCTTTCTGTATAAAGCCCAGTAATCATATAAAGTTTACTttcattggctttttttttttttaactgattttcCTCCCTTTGGCTGAATTGTAAAGATTCTGAAGTTCTTCATAAATCTTATCATAGTACAATTATATAGCTCTAAAATAAGCAATGATTTCTGAGGATACTCTTAGGTATTTTTTATTACCTGTTTTGTCACGGCCATTATTTCAAACTATTTTGGTTcacattctataggttgcctaaTCTGAAGCACACTCATAGTATGAAGTCTTCAGATGAGCCTTCCTACTCTCCCTGTTAAACATAACTCTCAAACCAACAACTCAGTTGTGTCAGACATGTAATATtgttcaaataataaatataaattcattctgATGCTTCCCTATGAGTGGCTGGTGGGAAACATATTGTCAGTTGTTGAAGGATTCTCTGCTTCCCCAGTGTTGTGTCAGCTCTCCGGCGTATGGGAGGTGGATGCTTATTCACTTTCAAAGCATTAGAGGGAAGCTTCTTTGGCCATTGAGAAATCTATGAGACATACAGATGACCTCTACAGATTCAGCAGCTAActtctcttttcattataaaactGGGGCGTAGGAATCTTGTCAGATTGGCCACATTCCAGTCTGCCAGGAGGGACCATGCAGACATTTATTATCATTAGGGAACCTGGAGCAGTACTACCACCTGACATTCatatcaacttttcttttttttctctctctttttttttttttttgagacagagtctcgctctgtcgcccaggctggagtgcagtggcgtgatctcgactcactgcaagctccacctcccaggttcacgccattcttctgtctcagcctcctgagtacctgggactacaggtgcccgccaccacgcctggatactttcttgtgtttttttagtagagacggggtttcaccgttgctggccaggatggtcttgatctcctgacctcatgatccgcccgcctcggcagcTACTATGATtatatagtaaaaaatatatatgttgacATTTTCCCCTCTAGAACCTACCTCACAGTTTTCACTTCTGATAGCTATACCAGAAGATGCACTAGATCCTCTTTGACATCAGGAAATTCACTCCTTTATCCTTCAAATTAACCTTATACTGTAACCCAGAAGACCTAATTTATTGTTCTaggaataattttacatttatctttCTAACCAGATACTTTACTCTGTCCAGAAACAATTTCCTCACTTTGAGGCTTAAGCTATTAGAAACCAAAGCCTATATTTTTGTTTCCCTCTGAGTCAAATAAGTAGACAGAGGCTATGTTATTGAATGAAGTCCAaagtgaaaggaaaggaaggcatAATTACAGGAAGACAAATCTGGTTAAGTTTTAGttgatatctaaaaataaaaagaaatatttgctttttggCGTAAAATGACTCTTATGTATTAATTTGTCCAATTTTAACTCTTACCTTCTTAGATACCTAATAGAATATAGGaagattaaaacaattattttctttttatccataCATAGTTCTGTAcctgatttccttcctttctttccttctttggaaAGCTGCACTAGCTTACTTAGAAGAGAGCCCCTTTatgttcttttatcttttttcttttaaactcagAATAAGTCGTTAGTGGACAGTCTCATCTGTTCAGAAGATCCGCCACTTAGATATAAAAGCAAAAGATCCAGAGCAAAATCTGCTTCCAGCCTTGTAGCAGTGGAGTCCAcatataaaatctaaaaaataaggaTTCTAATTTAAATTAGACATGGTAGAAGTTGAATCCAAAGTcatatttctttgtgtcctctttatAAACTGTAGCTTCCCTGTCCAATATAGTGGCTGCTGAACTGAACTGTCCAATACAAggacattaaacatttaaatagaaataaagtaacTGAAATTGTAAATGCAGTTGTTCAATTACACTACCATCATTTCAAGCGCACAGGAGCCATATATTCCACTTTagccattttatgttattttatagaACATTGCCATCAGTTTAGAAAAGTTCCCTTGGACAATTCTGGTCCATACAGGTATCACAACATTCCTGTGAGTTGGCTATATTCTCCATTTTGAAGGTTAATTAAGTAAACCTCAGAGAATGAAAGAAACTTCAAGTTTTCTACTTTGAAACTTGAAAACCTAGGTTTTTAATCCGGCTTTGTTTTACAGCAAAGGAAATGCTCAAAAGTACATTTGAggcaaataaacaattttttcctctttcttaaatATGGTCAGACTGATAGAGTGACCTACATGTGTCCAGGCTGACACAATGGAACTTGTTTGTTGATTCTCTgactatatttaaatattttttaaagtcttttgtcATGGACTCAGTAAATCTacaattctaataattttttctgttttatggcactgatttttgtttattattgttgctgcttttctttcttttttttaggcaATACATCTCAATATCTCTCAATATCTTTTCAGAGAAAAGAGTCTAAGCATTCTGGTATGAATCTGTTGGGTCTTGACACTGTAGATGATGGGATTCATTAAAGGTGGGAAAAGGATGTAGATGTTGCCAATGAGAACGTGGGCCACGGGGGAAAGGTGCTTGCCAAAACGGTGCACCATTGTGAGGCTAATGATAGGGATGTAGAACACAAGGACAGCACAGATGTGGGAGACGCAGGTCTGAAATAATTTATGCCTCTCTTCCTGAGAGGCAACTGCCAGGACTGACTTAAGAATCAGGATGTAGGAGAAAAGGATGAGTATAGCATCCAACAACAGTATGCAAATAACCAGCATCAGGGCATAGTAACTATTGAATCGGATGTCTGAACAGGCTAAGCGGAGAAGATCCTGGTGCAGGCAGAAAGAGTGAGAAAGGATGTGGAAatgacagtaatttaaaaatttcagacgGATGATGGGGGgtgtaataaagaaaaaactcCTACCTATTATAGTGAGCCCAATTTTGATAATTCTGGAATTAGTCAGGATGGAGGAATAACATAGTGGATTGCAAATTGCAATGTACCGGTCAAAGGCCATAGCGAGGAGGACAGAGGACTCCATGAAGGACAGACCATGGATGAAATAGGACTGGGCAATGCAGGAATCCAAGCTGATCTCTCGAATGATCCCCCACAGGATCCCCAGCACTGTGTACACAGTGAACAGCCCCATGCACAGGTCAGTGAGGGCCAGCATGGACAGGAAGTAAAACATAGGCTGGTGCAGGCTTGGCTCAGTCCATATCACATGGAGAACCATGCAATTGCCCAAAAGCACCATGGCATAGATTGAGGAGAAGGGGATGGAAAACCAGGGGTATTGCTGCTCCATGCCAGAAAATCCagtgagaagaaaggaagaattcGTGCTGGTGCTAGGGCTTACTGAAGTAATCATTCTGGAACTGAGAAACATGTGAGAGtattttttcaaaggaaatgtttcAATTTCACCTGAATACAATGAAATTTCTAAGTAAACGAAATACCCTAAAACttactgacttaaaaaaaacagCTGAGAAATTCTGTTTCTTTGAGACATAGTATCCATTGCCTTTGAGAAAATGGTCTTCTTTTGATGTCATTTAAAAGTCATTATTTTTTCACTGTCTGGATGTGAACATATCCTTAGAAGccataagcaaaaacaaataaggaAGAGATTAGTAAAAGGAGAAggctagttttaaaaaaatatgttgctTAGACATTTTCCCAAGGATAGTGGTAAAAATTTTATACCAGTAAAGAGCCGAGgttcttgaaaaattattttcttctctccaaCTCATTAAACGTTCAAAGTGAAGAGTA
Coding sequences within it:
- the LOC100976125 gene encoding olfactory receptor 51V1, which encodes MFLSSRMITSVSPSTSTNSSFLLTGFSGMEQQYPWFSIPFSSIYAMVLLGNCMVLHVIWTEPSLHQPMFYFLSMLALTDLCMGLFTVYTVLGILWGIIREISLDSCIAQSYFIHGLSFMESSVLLAMAFDRYIAICNPLCYSSILTNSRIIKIGLTIIGRSFFFITPPIIRLKFLNYCHFHILSHSFCLHQDLLRLACSDIRFNSYYALMLVICILLLDAILILFSYILILKSVLAVASQEERHKLFQTCVSHICAVLVFYIPIISLTMVHRFGKHLSPVAHVLIGNIYILFPPLMNPIIYSVKTQQIHTRMLRLFSLKRY